Proteins co-encoded in one Arachis hypogaea cultivar Tifrunner chromosome 13, arahy.Tifrunner.gnm2.J5K5, whole genome shotgun sequence genomic window:
- the LOC140177487 gene encoding uncharacterized protein has translation MTWAIELSHYDLQYEPRHAIKAQAMADFLVEVTGDPTVTTSIRWKLHVDGASNQTFGGAGIILESPARVIYEQSNKFEFPVSNNQAEYVALLGGLILAREVGATRLEVCSDSQVVTSHVNGTYQARDSLLQKYLEKVKELSK, from the coding sequence ATGACTTGGGCTATCGAGCTATCCCATTATGACTTGCAGTATGAACCCAGGCATGCGATTAAGGCGCAGGCCATGGCCGATTTCTTGGTAGAAGTAACGGGGGACCCAACCGTAACAACGAGCAtacggtggaagctccacgtagacggggcctccaaccaaacgttcgGAGGTGCCGGGATCATCCTGGAAAGCCCAGCCAGAGTCATATATGAACAGTCGAACAAGTTCGAGTTCCCGGTGTCAAACAATCAAGCAGAGTACGTGGCCCTTCTAGGCGGCTTAATCCTGGCTAGGGAAGTCGGAGCCACAAGGCTAGAAGTGTGTAGTGACTCGCAGGTTGTTACTTCTCATGTCAATGGGACCTACCAAGCTAGAGACTCACTGTTACAGAAGTATCTGGAGAAGGTCAAAGAGTTGAGCAAATAA